The DNA window ttttataatagatttaaaaatttatgaactttgatgaagtttaataattttaaaaacttttatgtaaaattttaagtGAATTCCCTCAAATTTTCAGGGAGCGATTTgagaatgtttaaaatattatgtgaaatatttctaattttttcgaGTTTCCCAACTTTTTAAAAATCTCTTCGAATCAATTTCTAAATGAATACATTTGGAATGTATGAATTTCTTAAAAATCATGATCGAATACCCCTTAAACTttaaagaatcacttaaaatcctgattaaaTGCCCTTAGATTTTTAAGGagaattaaaatgtttataagcCCCAATTGGATGTACCGCTTAATTTAACTAATTGACACAACACAACAAAACCAGTTAAGATTACAAATTAACACAAAAGACGACTTGATGCGAGGTCATATCTAAAAAACTTGCCGCAATAAGCCCCaattggtgtgtttaaacttctttcattaattactgcatattttctacactcacaatgtttgtcagctcgctatataatcaacttgataatgttaaatccatcatgcaatgcatttccttccaattttttgtgataaactaataaataattgactaaataaacatcttgcaaagtttcaataaaaatttccaagtttttcttacaatttccatggtttccatgtaatttttatcgatatcgatattatcccgatatttccatcgatatttccgtgttttcggactaccgatatttccgatattaccgatatttaataccttgattAAGACTAGAAGTAATCAGACCACACAAGATTTTAGGTTGAGTGGGGAAAAAGTCAATTTGGATATTACTCTAAGCGTTACTACTTTATATTATTCACTCCAATGTCTTTGAATATAAACTAGGTACCTAAAGGTCTTGAGATGGGAATTGGTACAATGACACGGGAAGAGAAGGCAATAATATACGTGACCAGCAAGTACTTAACTCCATCTCCTTTCCTGCCTGGAGTAGAAGGTGTTGAGGAAGTTCATTTTGAAGTAGAGCTTGCCCACTTTATTCAGGTGTGCAAAGTTCTTCTTTATCATAAATCAAGTTGCCTCTTCATGtctctttgttttcttctttatgTAATCATTTGTATAGCAAAGTTGGCAAGGATATATGCTTTTATAGGGTGGTCAAGTTCTGATCTAGCTTTATGGTTCTGTATTATCAGGTGCGTGACATGCTTGGTGACGGGCGCCTGATAAAACGTCGTATTCATGATGGAAAAGGTGTGGTTCAAGAATTTTATGTTCCCAGTGAAATCAAGGTttcttaaaaacataaattgaGACGTGCTACATAATTTTCCATTATTTTCATGTCAGATTTTCCCAATCGAGTCATTGACTCTGTTCCTTTTCAAATGGTAGTTTTTTTGGTCTTCACGAATCTTTTATCTACATAagttatatttatgcatgaagTGTAATGTTTCTATTATATTTCTTGAACAATTAGGTGAGTTTCCTATGGATTGCCCTCTTCATGACAGCCTACTACGTGTCCATTATAAGGGTATGCTTCTTAACGAGGAAAAGACTATCTTCTATGATACAAGAGTTGATAACGATGGTCAGCCTTTGGAGTTTTGTTCTGGAGAAGGCCTTGTGAGTTGTCCATAAGCTTTATGAAGAATTCTTAGTTTGTCTTCACTTTTTCAGTTTGTGCAATATGTGTGCGTCTGTATACACTTTCTATATGAATGGTGATTAGTTGGAAATTCATTACATTGAAACTTTTATGTTGTATGATAGGTGCCCGAGGGATTTGAAATGTGTGTTCGCTTGATGGTGCCTGAAGAGATAGCTCTCGTCACATGCCCTCCTGATTATGCATATGACAAATTTCCTAGGTTATTTTGAGAATTCTAGCTTACCATTTATAATTTCTATCATAATTGATAATAAATAGTATCCTAAAATGTAACACCTAGACACACAAATGGAAGTCTCCTGCCATTGTTTCTATTGTTTTTCGAGTTTGAGTGTATCACTGTTTTTCTTTCCATATCATAGGCCTGCTAATGTTCCTGAGGGTGCTCATATTCAATGGGAAATCGAGCTTCTTGGGTTTGAGATGCCAAAGGTAATCTTAAGTTTTTCTTCgaagttttgttttaaaaaataaattgttttgatAATGTTTGTAATTTGTTAGGGTTATAGTTTCTGAATATTTGTGGTTGATAATTTTAATTGTTCATGTTAGTGTTAACTTTCTGTCAAGCAGTTGCTTCAATATGAGATGAAATTCTGACCTTCAAGAATTAGCTTTTGGCTTAAAGTAACTTCAAAGTGGTTGTGTACTTCGTCTTTAAAATTACCTCTACTGGTTCTTGATGGAGGAATACTTAATTATGGGCACTCTAAATGCTTTAGGTGCTGATGTGAGTCTGTGACTAAACTATGCATAACTAGACATGCTCGTATGTTTTTTCTGGTTAGCTGGACATTTGTCTTAACTATGCATtgagtttttttcttcttctgtagGTCCCTACTTTTAAGCTCTACGCTACCAATGTGATTAATGCCTAATTCTCAAACTCATTGCAGGATTGGACTGGTTTAAATTTTCAAAGCATAATGGATGAAGCAGAGAAGATTAGAAATACGGTATTTATTATTAACATTAAGTGGTTATTGCATCAAACCGTAAACAGCTAATGATATATTGACCCAGAATCTTATTGCATCAAAGCTTTGTCAGTGCTCAGTTTCGTGCTTTCATGCTTATCTTCAGAATTAAATTGTTCTGGTGGTATAAAGCTTGACTTCTTTGACCCTATATTCGTTTCAGGGAAACAGGCTATTCaaagaaggaaaatttgaacTTGCTAAGGCTAAGTATGACAAGGTAATGTGCCCTTGCTTTCATGCTTCACCCTTAAATTACGTGTATATTCAAGATCCCTCTTACTAATTGGAACCAAAGAATTAGTAGATATGTTCCACCCAAAATGGGAATGGGCTAGGGTTATGAACTTAATTATCTATAATCTGATGATCAAGTCGATTCCAGGATTATAATTTCATTCCATACTGAACCAGACCAGAATCCATTCTAATTATGAGAAGGGTTCATTTGAGCTTATTGGGTGTGGGTCCATTCTACCTTCGTATAGAAGCATGTTTTCTTACTGAGGTTGTCTGTCAATTAATGTCATTGCAAGTTTGCTGTTGcttgttacaaaactgattttatttttttctaggAGTTCACAGCCACAGTTTATCTTATGATTTGAGTTGTATTCCTGGAATCTAACTGCCATTAACTCAGTTTCTGTTTAAGTATAACccaatttaatttgattttttttatggatGGGTGATAATACTACATTCTGATcaaaatcttttattttttatgatttgtcattctatgaaatcataatcgacTTTCTGCTCCAAGCCATTCAAAATGTGTCCCTCGTCCTTTATAGGCGTATGATCTTATCTGTCGGATGGTTTTTATGCAGGTACTTAGGGAATTTAATCATGTTAATCCTCAAGATGATGAAGAGGggaaaatatttgcaaataCAAGGGTAACCATTATACCATGCTGATTGATTTTATCCTCTGTATATATAATTTTCTGTAATTGCTTAATTCTTGTATCTTGTAATAGTAGACATCTTCTTTCTCTAAGTCGAGCTGCACAACCTGTGTGGTTGATAACTATATGTCGACGACTCATAATTGGTTCTCTTTTGAATGTTTAAAGAATCTGTTACATCTGAATGTTGCTGCATGCTTCCTGAAGATGGGAGAATGCAGAAAATCCATTGAGACATGCAACAAGGTATGTATTGCTACTTTCGTATTGAAAGATAAAGGGTCTGGATAATTAGTAATGTAGTCCGAAGTCAAGTCTTTTCACTTTGTTTTGTAATGCATTCCCGATGGAACATCTAGGTTTTAGAAGCGAACCCTGGACATGTCAAGGCTCTTTACCGCCGCGGTATGGCCTACATAACTCTTGGGGATTTCGAGGAAGCAAAGCGTGACTTCAACACGGTAATGCTTGTAAATAATACAGTGATATTTTTATTGATTAAATTCCTGTTATTCCTTTTCAAATTCGCTTCTCGATGCTTTTAGATGATTAAACTAGACAAGTCAACCGAACCTGATGCTACAGCTGCTCTGCTAAAAGTTAAACAGAAAGAACAGGTGAGTTTATCAGCAACAATTTGTTTATGATTTGAGAGACGGAGCGGAAATTGTTTATGCGATTGTCATTGTCTCGCCATTTATAATCAGGAAGTTGAGAAGAAGGTACGGAAACAATTTAAGGGCCTATTTGACAAGAAGCCAGGGGAAATTGCAGAGGTTGGAACTGAAGACGTAGATCAGCCTGCAGTTGAGAACCCTAAGAGTGATGATAAGGAGGATTCCGACGGAGATAATTCAGACGAATCTCATGAAACTGTGGATGACCCTCCCAGAACATCCTGGTTCTCTCTACTCTGGCCTAAAAGACTACTTGCAGCCCTAGGGCGGCCTGGATGTGCGATTTTGTGATCAACGTCTCAAATTAACGTTGCGACGCTGTTCCGGCCATCGGCCCCACCGGAGGTTCGATTATTGACAGGTTCTAGAAATGTAGTTAAGTGTCAACAATTGTAGACTGTAGAGCTTTCTATACTCCACAAACAGTGGAAATCATGGAAATTAATGTTTTAACTTCTTTAATGATTTTGTCAAGGGTCCCATAAACCGTGAACCGGTCTTGTTCTTTACAGCATCAATAGCAATAGTCAAGTCAACTTAGCAATAATCAAGTCAAGTGGTTCAGGTAGGCTGAGCTCCACTGACCAATCACGAACGAGATCTCATGGACGGTTGCTGTTACTGCGAGAGTCAAATGTCCTTAATCCATCCATTGATCTATTTGTTTCTCTTAATCCCAAGTTAAAGACAAATATAATTCTAGTTTATACATTTTTGACGATGACAAATTTGCTTAATTGTAATGATTACTCAATACTTAAAAGGTTCATCATTTGTCCCCTTGGCGATGTCCGATGAAATTGGAACGATATAGAAGAAGATTAGCATGGTCTTTGCGCAGGGATGACATGCATAAATCGAGAAATTGTTCaaaagttttttgttaaaaaaaaaaaaaaaggttcatcATTATGTGGTGTTACAACTTCTAATTCAGAAGGGATAAGTTCTAAGGTATTGATTATGATTATGATTAGATTGGATTGGATTACTTATAAGATACGTTGAAATAAGATTTGAAGGCTGAGGTGAAGGTTCATAATTTTGTGGGTATTAAAACTTCTAAttaaaaagaaaggataagTTATGAGGTATTGATGTTTTACCAGTTTGTGGGGATTGGAATAAGTTTCGATTATGAGTAATCTAACTCTACCTATTTGgacttttttattaatttcaataGTCAACATGCCTTAATTTAGTTAGCTTAGTCCAATCTTATTTACCAAATGAGCCCCACTATAGTGATGTGTTTGGCATGCTGATGTCGTGTATCAAACGCATTGCAATTGTAACACGTGCATCAGATGTAGTGGTGCGAGAAGGGTAGAGTAATGAAGTAGGATTTGTTAGTGTGTAATTGATGAACTGATTAAAGAAGACTATAAGTTTGTATTAGTGTTATGCTTCAGCTCATAGGCTGAGCTTGTGTGTTAGAATGTGATGTGTTGGGTTAAGTCTCATAGGGTTTAATCTCAGTGTAGGATGTAATGGATGGCTGAGATTGAATTTAGAGATGCGTCTATCTCTCTTTCACCTCCAACGGTTATATTGTTGGTCTATAAGCTCACATGTTCAGTGTGTATGCCCGAAATATATGGAAGAATTGCAGAAGGATATTCTCTGATTTTTTTTATCGaaattctcttcttcttctcgctTAAGCTTTCTAAGTTTCTCTTCCATAACCACTGCTAGAATTCCCGTTTAATTTTGAATCCTCTAATTTTCTTGAGGTGTAGTTCAAATACTAGTTCATTCGAACAGAAATATGCAAATCATACAAATATTAGTTCATTAGAGCCACAAGCAAACTAGCTAAAGCACTACACAACAAGCACATGAAAATCTTAGGTGAAAAAAAAGCAACCACAACAAGCGCACACATAAAATATGGGGCAACTTTTCCTCACCACCATCTTATTTATCATCGTTAGATGAATTTAAATTCTGAAATTTATGTCTATTAATCACATAAatgtcaaaatttaaactcatatgACAATAATAAATTAGATAATGAGCAAAAATATTTCCCGTTAAATATAGTCACGCACTACATAACAGaccaacaaaaaaagaagatagAAACAAACCCAAGCACCCACACAAACTTAAGCACCGATCAACAACAAGAAGACAAATCAAACTTTGGGCTCGGGCGAGTCGGGGTGTTGGCCATGATCACGAACCTTAACGATGAAGAAACCTAGTGCATGGCCGGCCACGGCGGCGATGAGGATTCCAATATTGAATGACATGACAGAGAGCATGACCAGGTAAGCCAAACCGGTACGAAAGGTGTGGACGCCTGTCTGACCGAGGAGGGATAGGTAGGGTTTGGCGGCCGGTCTGTGTTTGGGCAAAACGGACAATACCTCGACCGCGACAGCgaggaggaagatgaagaagagagCCAAGACGTACATGCCGAGGTTGTTGTCAGGCCACTTGGGGAAGAGGATGATGACATCTTTGCCCCATGTGAGGCCGCTGCTCATCATCATGGTACCATAAGTTGTGTTCGTCAGGTCGCCCTTGGGCGGAGGAGACATATTTGGCATGTcgtccatttctctctctctcgagagagacagagacagagagaaaaaGAGGTTTGAGATTTTGAGGTTGGATTACTTCGGATGAATCTGGTTTTGGTGGCAATGGAAGGTGAttttttcttcttgattttAGTGTATATTATATAAATGGAGGAGCTGGAAAGCAACGACGTTTGGGGTGATGACGATCGAGGTTTGAGAGATGAGTGGCCTTCTGTTTATTTTACaatggcttttgtttgtttcataTGGCTTTTAATGTAATTTTACGATTTCCACAGTTCCACTATATTAAACTTTTCAAGATATTCTGTAACTTGCGTTGTCATACTAAACATAAAACTTTGAACAAGTTTATTTTAATgtgatatatgatatatgtgaATTAGGTCAGTTGGTTATGTAATGTGTCTATCTTTACACACTTAAGTTTGAATTTCAGTTTTCAATAAATTAGTATAGTTAGAACATCAATTTTTCAAaaccaaaatatatataacgTTTCGTTCAGATCCACCGTCCGAGAATAAATCATATATCTAGGCCAAGATCATTACGTTGGTCCATTAAATTTACATTTGAGAAGGAAATAAAAAGATTCAATGGTGCTTAGAAAGTGGAGTGGAGGAGTGGGCACGTATAAAGGAAATGACAGAAATAAAGCTGATAGAACTAATAAGGATTTGACGTATCAAACAATACAGGATTAGTGGAATCTAATAACTTAATCGTCTTTGGTATTTCAGGATAGGAGTCTAGGAGAGGTACGATTCCGTGCACCATATGATCTAACCATACTGCCACCTAGTGGTAGAGCTGTGTTTTGCAAACTTCTAAAGAAACAATTATTGGAGTTTTGAGCTCCTTTTAAGTCCCGGGAACTCAAGGAAACTTAAAGTCCTTATATTAATTTagtcttctttattaatgattAGATATTGGATCATTTGGAATAAGGATTGAGACTTAGATTACTCACTAATGGTGTGAATTAGTCTTGATGATTATATCATAATATTAACAATaacattaatattaattaatattaattaattaagaattaaaattaatctgatcaattagttttaattttgaattaagtttttaattaaattaattaaaaatgttttgattAATAGACACAACTTGTATAGTTTTAGATACATCCACaaggtatttgaagaggtatgaaagaACCTATATAACTGGAGTCCTCAATTCCATCGTAAATcatcttttcttcctccttttcttcCGCACAAAATTCctagagagtaaacacacaaagcaattcactagaattctataatccagtgcgggttgtagaattaggtagttgtatcctGGTGAGTAGATGTTGTAGAATCACAAGTACAAAAGTGAGACGGAAATACTGTTCGAAAGACATGCACTAGCCTCTACCTCTGATTCATTCAAGTTAGTATCATTTTAATTTCTGTATTTATTGTGTAATttcattcttgcaagtatttttttaataataaagtaTAAGTATTTCAGTTttgtatttatattattttttgtttctaaattgttctccaacaacaATACGACATTATCCTGAATTTATAGTTAATTAGTTTTGAATCAGCAGGGCTTAGGTAAATTCAAGGATCAGACCATGAATTTCTAGGTTCAATGACGAAAAAACTGGAGATGCACTTGTTTGCATGCGCAAGCAAAGATATATGTACGATGGTTAAATCCTACATAATTGTTTCTACTTGGTTCTAGTGGTAGGGACATTATACATATCATTGTTGCATCCATGCGAGTTGAAATTGGACCTCCTCTAGCTAATGATTAGATTTAAATAGTAACTCTCTCCATTTGTTTTCTCTGTGAAAATACTTCCATGATTGATTGTTAGGAGAACACAAGATGTTTTACATTATAGAATAAGGTGAACATTTAGAGATCTTTGCAATATATGACATATCCTCCTCAATTGTTTGCTTAATTAGCCTCACAAATGATGAATCAAAGCTATTTTCTTGAAATATTAAAGGTAAAACTATTCATTGACAAAAGGTAAAACTAAATCAGATCATCAACTAGGcataacaaaatcaaatttcaactagGCTGGGGAAGCAGCTGGTTTGGCAAGAACAAGAGCACTGGCCTTGACTATAAAGTACCCGAAGGTGTGGCCTGCCACAGCGACTATGAAGATTCCGGCGTTGAATGACATGACAGCGAGCATGACCAAGTACCCCATGCCAATTCGAACAGCGTAAATGGACGCATGAGTGATCCCCGCCACAATCGGGTTCATGCTAGGTTTGACAACGGGCCAGGCAGACAAAGTTTCCATAGCAAAGGCTAGCACAAACACAAACAGTAAAGCCAATATGTACATGCCAGTGCTTTCGTTAGGCCAGCCTTTGAATAGGATTGTAGCCTCATTTCCCCAGTGGAAGTTCATCTGCATGTTCATCTTCATCATGTCCTCCATCCTTTCCTTGCTTGAGATTTGGGCATTGCAAGGTTTTCTTGTAGTTTTTGGTGTAATATAGCTACAAACAAGACATGCAAGTGTGGAAAACAATGTTGTTGGGACTTGGTTTGGAGGTGATTACAAGGGCCGAGGGACAAATGGCCGCTCTAGAGTTCTTCCGAAGATGGGTATAATTAAACACATTTGGAGTTGGTGCTAAGAAGCTAAGATGTTGTTATATGCTTTAAATTGATGAGAAGGTAAAGCCCAACTATGACAATAAGCTCTCTTTTGAAATTCACTAGTTACATCATTTATTCTGATCTGAAACTGTAGATCCATCGTATGTTATTCACTTCACAATTGATAGAAACTTAAGCCACAAAAcctatttttattatatttatgtttCATTACTATCTTTATGGTCAGACCTTTTCATTCTACCTTTTCCTCCAAATGTCCCATGATAATCGAAACTGTCAACTTTTTAGTTCACTCTTTAAATATCAACTATGCTAAAATCAACCAAATTAATTTAACTATCCAATTGACGTTGTcgaattttctatttttaaatgaataacATTATTTATCCATTTATTGGATAATCATCATATGACTAATGATTTctcatttgattaattttggATAGAGTTGAtgtgaaattaaaaataaacgaTTTAAATCATCgtacaataataaaaaaataaaaaaaagagcgGACTAACATTTCTGTTCACCAAATCATGAAGTGAATGTATAAAACTTTCGTTAAGTTATTTTATTAATACAGTTCTAATTCAGGAATATTACAAACATGCAGTTAGTGCCAATGCACTCAAGTGCACATACACAAACAAAAAtgtaaaggaaaattttatttgaactcatgtaACATCTTTCCACACTCAACTTACTCTCTTCAcccatattgttttttattaaagaattaattttttttaaacccaaatttattactTAAACTACCATCTCAAACCTTATTCAAAAGGTTAagttatctttacacccattccctttataaaataacatcttgttgaccctaaaaactaccaagcttacgtggtgcgcaggccgagtaatctataagctaactacgtccttcgatgaatgtggggcgtgccaactcgtcggccgagcttagccgaggagtaaatttgttgatgttgcgttgggtgcgcggctgacttctgcatcTCACGATTATGACCAAGggaggaacacgtctcggcctcttgggttct is part of the Malus domestica chromosome 12, GDT2T_hap1 genome and encodes:
- the LOC103430397 gene encoding copper transporter 2-like, which codes for MDDMPNMSPPPKGDLTNTTYGTMMMSSGLTWGKDVIILFPKWPDNNLGMYVLALFFIFLLAVAVEVLSVLPKHRPAAKPYLSLLGQTGVHTFRTGLAYLVMLSVMSFNIGILIAAVAGHALGFFIVKVRDHGQHPDSPEPKV
- the LOC103430399 gene encoding peptidyl-prolyl cis-trans isomerase PASTICCINO1-like isoform X3 encodes the protein MLKGEVAMFKMKPQVHYGEDDCPVSAPSGFPKDDELHFEIEMIDFFKAKVVSDDLGVLKKVITEGQGWESPREPYEVKAWISAKTGDGKVLVSRTQGEPFFFNFGKSEVPKGLEMGIGTMTREEKAIIYVTSKYLTPSPFLPGVEGVEEVHFEVELAHFIQVRDMLGDGRLIKRRIHDGKGEFPMDCPLHDSLLRVHYKGMLLNEEKTIFYDTRVDNDGQPLEFCSGEGLVPEGFEMCVRLMVPEEIALVTCPPDYAYDKFPRPANVPEGAHIQWEIELLGFEMPKDWTGLNFQSIMDEAEKIRNTGNRLFKEGKFELAKAKYDKVLREFNHVNPQDDEEGKIFANTRTSSFSKSSCTTCVVDNYMSTTHNWFSFECLKNLLHLNVAACFLKMGECRKSIETCNKVLEANPGHVKALYRRGMAYITLGDFEEAKRDFNTMIKLDKSTEPDATAALLKVKQKEQEVEKKVRKQFKGLFDKKPGEIAEVGTEDVDQPAVENPKSDDKEDSDGDNSDESHETVDDPPRTSWFSLLWPKRLLAALGRPGCAIL
- the LOC103430399 gene encoding peptidyl-prolyl cis-trans isomerase PASTICCINO1-like isoform X4 gives rise to the protein MLKGEVAMFKMKPQVHYGEDDCPVSAPSGFPKDDELHFEIEMIDFFKAKVVSDDLGVLKKVITEGQGWESPREPYEVKAWISAKTGDGKVLVSRTQGEPFFFNFGKSEVPKGLEMGIGTMTREEKAIIYVTSKYLTPSPFLPGVEGVEEVHFEVELAHFIQVRDMLGDGRLIKRRIHDGKGEFPMDCPLHDSLLRVHYKGMLLNEEKTIFYDTRVDNDGQPLEFCSGEGLVPEGFEMCVRLMVPEEIALVTCPPDYAYDKFPRPANVPEGAHIQWEIELLGFEMPKDWTGLNFQSIMDEAEKIRNTGNRLFKEGKFELAKAKYDKVLREFNHVNPQDDEEGKIFANTRNLLHLNVAACFLKMGECRKSIETCNKVLEANPGHVKALYRRGMAYITLGDFEEAKRDFNTMIKLDKSTEPDATAALLKVKQKEQEVEKKVRKQFKGLFDKKPGEIAEVGTEDVDQPAVENPKSDDKEDSDGDNSDESHETVDDPPRTSWFSLLWPKRLLAALGRPGCAIL
- the LOC103450587 gene encoding copper transporter 1-like; protein product: MEDMMKMNMQMNFHWGNEATILFKGWPNESTGMYILALLFVFVLAFAMETLSAWPVVKPSMNPIVAGITHASIYAVRIGMGYLVMLAVMSFNAGIFIVAVAGHTFGYFIVKASALVLAKPAASPA
- the LOC103430399 gene encoding peptidyl-prolyl cis-trans isomerase PASTICCINO1-like isoform X1 gives rise to the protein MAVEEVAEQVVAPPQKAKEPSEDEKRRKKIAAGALMKAVIRPGGGDSTPSDGYQVVYHSTVRTMDGVVVESSRSEYGGKGTPIRHVLGRSKIIVGLLEGLPTMLKGEVAMFKMKPQVHYGEDDCPVSAPSGFPKDDELHFEIEMIDFFKAKVVSDDLGVLKKVITEGQGWESPREPYEVKAWISAKTGDGKVLVSRTQGEPFFFNFGKSEVPKGLEMGIGTMTREEKAIIYVTSKYLTPSPFLPGVEGVEEVHFEVELAHFIQVRDMLGDGRLIKRRIHDGKGEFPMDCPLHDSLLRVHYKGMLLNEEKTIFYDTRVDNDGQPLEFCSGEGLVPEGFEMCVRLMVPEEIALVTCPPDYAYDKFPRPANVPEGAHIQWEIELLGFEMPKDWTGLNFQSIMDEAEKIRNTGNRLFKEGKFELAKAKYDKVLREFNHVNPQDDEEGKIFANTRTSSFSKSSCTTCVVDNYMSTTHNWFSFECLKNLLHLNVAACFLKMGECRKSIETCNKVLEANPGHVKALYRRGMAYITLGDFEEAKRDFNTMIKLDKSTEPDATAALLKVKQKEQEVEKKVRKQFKGLFDKKPGEIAEVGTEDVDQPAVENPKSDDKEDSDGDNSDESHETVDDPPRTSWFSLLWPKRLLAALGRPGCAIL
- the LOC103430399 gene encoding peptidyl-prolyl cis-trans isomerase PASTICCINO1-like isoform X2: MAVEEVAEQVVAPPQKAKEPSEDEKRRKKIAAGALMKAVIRPGGGDSTPSDGYQVVYHSTVRTMDGVVVESSRSEYGGKGTPIRHVLGRSKIIVGLLEGLPTMLKGEVAMFKMKPQVHYGEDDCPVSAPSGFPKDDELHFEIEMIDFFKAKVVSDDLGVLKKVITEGQGWESPREPYEVKAWISAKTGDGKVLVSRTQGEPFFFNFGKSEVPKGLEMGIGTMTREEKAIIYVTSKYLTPSPFLPGVEGVEEVHFEVELAHFIQVRDMLGDGRLIKRRIHDGKGEFPMDCPLHDSLLRVHYKGMLLNEEKTIFYDTRVDNDGQPLEFCSGEGLVPEGFEMCVRLMVPEEIALVTCPPDYAYDKFPRPANVPEGAHIQWEIELLGFEMPKDWTGLNFQSIMDEAEKIRNTGNRLFKEGKFELAKAKYDKVLREFNHVNPQDDEEGKIFANTRNLLHLNVAACFLKMGECRKSIETCNKVLEANPGHVKALYRRGMAYITLGDFEEAKRDFNTMIKLDKSTEPDATAALLKVKQKEQEVEKKVRKQFKGLFDKKPGEIAEVGTEDVDQPAVENPKSDDKEDSDGDNSDESHETVDDPPRTSWFSLLWPKRLLAALGRPGCAIL